Genomic DNA from Desulfurivibrio alkaliphilus AHT 2:
ATTCGACCCGGGCCACGAGGAGTTGGTGCAACTTTTAAGCGCAGCCGGCCTTGAGTTGCCGGATAAGGACGGGCCGCAGGGGCATGCGAAAGATGAGCCGGCCGGTGAGTTGATCGTCAAAAGAATTATCAGCGCCAAAGGCAAGAGCCGCTTTTACCTCAACGGCTCCATGGCCACCGCCGCCACCGTGGGCAGCCTGGTCGAACACCTGGTCAGCGTGGCCAGTCAGCATGACCATCAGCAACTGTTGCAACCCCGTTATCATTTGGAATGCATTGATGCCGCCGGCAACCTGCTGGAACAGCGGCAGGCCCTGGCGGTATTGTTCGACCAGTGGCAGGAGGTGAAAAACCGCCTGCTGCAACTGCGCACCCAGGAACAGGACAAGGAGCAGCGCCGCGATTTTCTTGCCTTCCAGTGCCGGGAAATCGAGGAGATCGCCCCGGAAGCGGGGGAAGACGAACGGCTGGCCGAACAAAAGGATCGGCTTAAATTTGCCGACACCCTGATCGATCTGGGGCGGAAAAGCTATGCCGCCCTGGCGGAAAAGATCGGCACGCCTCTGGCCGCGGTCCGCAAAAATCTGCAGGAGATGGCGGCCCGGGATGAAGGAATCGGCAAGCTGGCCGAGGATGTGGCCGGTGCCGCTTTCGTGCTGGAAGACGCCCAGATGGAACTGGTCCGCTATCTCGATGGCCTGCCCAATGACGCCGCCGCCCTGGATCAGGTGACGGCCCGCATCGACCAGCTTCAGAAGCTCAAGCGCAAATACGGTCCCACCCTGGAAGAGGTGCTGACCTTTGCCCGGCAGGCCAGGGCTGAACTGGATACCTTGGAGAATATGGACGCCGCCCTGGCGGAACTGGAAGCCGAGGTGGCGCGGCGGGAAGCGGAGCTTATGGCCGCCGCCGCCGAGCTATCGGCCGCCCGCCGCCGGGTGGCAGATGATTTTGTCGCCCGGGTGGGGGCAGAGCTGAGCTCGCTGGCTTTGGCGCAGGCCCGCTTTGCCGTTCAGATGCCGGCCGGCGAGCCTGCCAGAATAACCCGCCTGGGCTGGGATAAACCGGAATTCGTTTTTTCCGCCAACCCCGGCGAAGAACTGCGCCCGCTGGCCAGGGTGGCCTCGGGCGGTGAGCTTTCCCGCCTGATGCTGGCCTTGAAATGCGTTCTGGCCCGGCAGGATAAGGTGGAAAGCGTGGTCTTTGACGAGGTCGATGCCGGCATCAGCGGCCAGGCCGCCGAGTCGGTGGCCCGCAAGATTCGCCAGCTGGCCGGTCATCACCAGGTGATCTGCATTACCCACTTACCTCAGATCGCCGCCGGGGCCGACGAGCATTACCTGGTGGCCAAGAGCCAGCGCAACGGGCGCACCATCACCGAAATCGACCGGTTGCCGGAAAAGCGGCGACCGCACGAGTTGGCTCGGATGCTGGACGGGGCGGCGGTCAGCGATAAAACCCTGGCCTATGCCACGGAACTGATCAACCGGACCACGGCGGAGAAAAAACAATTGACGGCAAAAATGAGGGGCGGGGCAAAATGACCACCG
This window encodes:
- the recN gene encoding DNA repair protein RecN, which encodes MLKELWIKNLALVEELRLSPGSGLAVLTGETGAGKSIILQAVHLLAGGRASADWVRGGAEQATVEAFFEFDPGHEELVQLLSAAGLELPDKDGPQGHAKDEPAGELIVKRIISAKGKSRFYLNGSMATAATVGSLVEHLVSVASQHDHQQLLQPRYHLECIDAAGNLLEQRQALAVLFDQWQEVKNRLLQLRTQEQDKEQRRDFLAFQCREIEEIAPEAGEDERLAEQKDRLKFADTLIDLGRKSYAALAEKIGTPLAAVRKNLQEMAARDEGIGKLAEDVAGAAFVLEDAQMELVRYLDGLPNDAAALDQVTARIDQLQKLKRKYGPTLEEVLTFARQARAELDTLENMDAALAELEAEVARREAELMAAAAELSAARRRVADDFVARVGAELSSLALAQARFAVQMPAGEPARITRLGWDKPEFVFSANPGEELRPLARVASGGELSRLMLALKCVLARQDKVESVVFDEVDAGISGQAAESVARKIRQLAGHHQVICITHLPQIAAGADEHYLVAKSQRNGRTITEIDRLPEKRRPHELARMLDGAAVSDKTLAYATELINRTTAEKKQLTAKMRGGAK